In Vibrio mangrovi, the DNA window GTTGTTGCTGACTTGTATGCCTCTTCTACCGACTCAAACAGATGGCCGACGCCTGTGCCATGCAGTGCTGAAATAAAGTGAATCCGGGCGAAATCAACAAATCCCAGCCGACGATCCAACTCTTTTTTCACCCTTTCTTTGACATCAGAATCCAGCCCATCCCACTTATTAACGGCTAACACGATAGAACGTCCGGCATTCAGCGCAAAACCAAGCAGGCTTAAATCCTGATCAGAAATATTTTCTCTGGCATCGATCAATAGCAATATAACATTCGCATCTTCAATCGCTTTCAACGTCTTAACAACAGAAAACTTCTCGACGGTTTCATGAATCCGCTTACGACGCCGGACACCGGCAGTGTCGATCAATACATATTCACGCTCATTACGCTGCATCGGAATGTAGATCGAATCACGGGTCGTTCCCGGCATATCATAAACAACCACACGCTCTTCACCCAGAATACGGTTGGTTAAGGTCGATTTGCCGACATTAGGCCGACCGATAATTGCCAGTTTAATCGGCTGAGCCTGCAAACGCAGATACTCGGCTTCCGCTTCCTCTTCGGTATATTCCAGAGCCGCTGATTCTTCTGCTGTCTCAATATCCGTCAGATCTTCGATTTCAGCTTCAGCCCGCGCTTTCAACTCCTGAATCGTGGGTTCCAGAACACGTTCGATCAGCGCATTAACACCCCGACCATGTGCTGCTGCAATCTGATACATCTGTGTCATTCCCAACTGCCAGAACTCAGCACTGGCAGCGTCAGCATCAATACCGTCCACTTTATTGACAACCAGGAACGAAGTTTTCTCGATTCTACGCAGATGTGAAGCGATACCTTCATCAGCAGGCGTCAGTCCGGCACGCCCATCGACCATGAACAGAACAACATCAGCTTCTTCAATTGCAGCCAGAGATTGTTCTGCCATTTTGCTTTCTACACCTTCTTCACCACCGTCAATACCTCCGGTATCAACCACGATGAATTCTTGTTCGCCTACTTTGGCATGACCGTACTTACGGTCACGGGTCAGACCGGGAAAGTCTGCAACCAATGCATCGCGAGTGCGGGTCAGCCGGTTAAATAACGTAGATTTACCGACATTCGGACGCCCGACCAGCGCAACAACAGGAACCATAACAACCTCTAAATCATTCAATGCTATGCGTATAACCACAGGGTAACGTCAATTCATTTACATGAATCGGCCCGGTCATAACACACAGCGCTGTAACATCCTTCAGCTCGTAAGCCTAAAAGAGCTACAGTTAAAATCACAATAAAATGGCTCCTAACTGTTTCCAGCCAGGAGCCGATCATAAAATTATATCACGAATTCTTAACGGATCGTCAGTTTCTTCACATCACCGTTTCGGGTGATCAGCAGATAGCCATTGCCAGGTAACGCTATCGGAGAAACTGCAAAGCCGCTGCTATTCACAAACTGCTGCGCAACAAACTCACCACTGCTACGATCAATCCAATACAGATAACCTTCACTGTCTCCAACAACAACATAATTACTGATCATAACCGGTGCCGTAACCAAGCGGTGTTCAAGTTTATTATTGGTCCACAGCTCCGTTCCGCTGCGCGCATCAACAGCTACAATATGATCTTCATCCGTCACAAGAAACAGTCGACCGCCATCGGTTGCCATATCTTTTGCTGAAGAATAGGTGCGTTTCCATATTGGCTTTCCAGAGCGAAGATCGATATCAACCAACTGACCGTTGTAGCCAATCGTATACAGTGATTCACCCATAATCAGTGGAGAAGCATCGACATCAACCAGTCGATCAATTTCTGTTGCCCCTTTAGGAATCCCAATTGGCTGCTGCCAAATCATCTGCCCCTGAGCAGTAATCGCAGCGGCCAGCCTGCCAGCAGCAGTTCCCCAGAAAACACCACCAGAAAGTGCAACCGGTTCACTGACGCCACGCAATGTTAAATTCGGAACTTCCGTACTGATTACCCACTGTTCTTCACCACTGGTTTGATCCAGAGCGGTCAGGTTCCCGTTACTGGTATTAATGATCAACAGGTGACCATCAGTGGTCGGCGACGCCAGTATTTCTCCACCGATATTATGCTTCCACTTAAGCTCACCGGTTTTGGCATCTAATGCATAGACAACACCATTTTCACTACCGACATAAACCTGGTTTAATCCGGTATCAATTCCACCAGCCAGACGGATAGGATCATCAACTTCCAGATCCTGCTGCCAGAGCTCTTTACCATTCTCCGGATTCAGAGCTTTAACCAGACCATCCCGATCGGCAACAAAAATAGTGTCATACGCGTATTTAGGTTTCAGTTTCGAAAAATAATGACCGACCCCACTCCCAACAGAAGCCCGCCATTCGGAATGCGGTGTAAACTGGCTATTCACGACGGGAACCGGTGCCATCACCACCGATTCTTCCTCTCCGGAACATCCAGCCAATCCACCAGCAATGGCAGTCATTAAAAATAAGTTGCCGAACCACTTTTTCATCAACTCACGCCCTTATTTGGCAAGATCATCTAACTTCATTTGCAGTGTCTGACTGGCGTCTTTGGCCTGCTGTGCTTCCGTATAAGCAATATAAGCTGCGTCTTTATCGCCCTGACGCAATGCAATATCACCTTTCAATTCAGCAACACGACCAACCCAGCCT includes these proteins:
- the der gene encoding ribosome biogenesis GTPase Der, which codes for MVPVVALVGRPNVGKSTLFNRLTRTRDALVADFPGLTRDRKYGHAKVGEQEFIVVDTGGIDGGEEGVESKMAEQSLAAIEEADVVLFMVDGRAGLTPADEGIASHLRRIEKTSFLVVNKVDGIDADAASAEFWQLGMTQMYQIAAAHGRGVNALIERVLEPTIQELKARAEAEIEDLTDIETAEESAALEYTEEEAEAEYLRLQAQPIKLAIIGRPNVGKSTLTNRILGEERVVVYDMPGTTRDSIYIPMQRNEREYVLIDTAGVRRRKRIHETVEKFSVVKTLKAIEDANVILLLIDARENISDQDLSLLGFALNAGRSIVLAVNKWDGLDSDVKERVKKELDRRLGFVDFARIHFISALHGTGVGHLFESVEEAYKSATTRVSTSVLTRIMKMATEDHQPPMVRGRRVKLKYAHAGGYNPPIIVIHGNLVNELPDAYKRYLMNYYRKSLEIMGTPIRIQFQSSENPYENKSSKLTLSQERQKKRLMSMMKHRKK
- the bamB gene encoding outer membrane protein assembly factor BamB, giving the protein MKKWFGNLFLMTAIAGGLAGCSGEEESVVMAPVPVVNSQFTPHSEWRASVGSGVGHYFSKLKPKYAYDTIFVADRDGLVKALNPENGKELWQQDLEVDDPIRLAGGIDTGLNQVYVGSENGVVYALDAKTGELKWKHNIGGEILASPTTDGHLLIINTSNGNLTALDQTSGEEQWVISTEVPNLTLRGVSEPVALSGGVFWGTAAGRLAAAITAQGQMIWQQPIGIPKGATEIDRLVDVDASPLIMGESLYTIGYNGQLVDIDLRSGKPIWKRTYSSAKDMATDGGRLFLVTDEDHIVAVDARSGTELWTNNKLEHRLVTAPVMISNYVVVGDSEGYLYWIDRSSGEFVAQQFVNSSGFAVSPIALPGNGYLLITRNGDVKKLTIR